A single Roseinatronobacter monicus DNA region contains:
- a CDS encoding TfoX/Sxy family DNA transformation protein — MSTPISSIRNLGPAMEDACARAGIACAEDLRALGTDVAYAKLLNSGHKPHFIAYYVLEMALQGRPWNDCRGEEKARLRARFDTLKAAHTPKSNVMDAFLDEMGVIPANREAHSP, encoded by the coding sequence ATGTCAACTCCGATCTCATCAATCCGAAATCTTGGCCCCGCAATGGAAGATGCCTGTGCGCGTGCCGGGATCGCCTGCGCCGAAGACCTGCGCGCGCTGGGAACAGATGTCGCATATGCAAAATTGCTGAACAGCGGGCACAAGCCACATTTCATCGCATATTACGTGCTTGAAATGGCGTTGCAGGGCCGACCGTGGAATGATTGCAGGGGGGAAGAGAAAGCCCGTCTGCGCGCCCGGTTCGACACCCTGAAAGCCGCGCATACCCCCAAATCAAATGTGATGGACGCCTTTCTAGATGAAATGGGCGTCATCCCCGCGAACCGAGAGGCGCATTCACCATGA
- a CDS encoding GlxA family transcriptional regulator, protein MLTSPARPTTRSSDAARHHIVFLLLERFTLMAYAAAVEPLRLANRVAGKPLYSWKLVSETGKAVSCSNGTQVSVSEGLGDIATDAMIMVCGGVDVQRATTPAILSWLRKRARHGNTIAGVCTGAWTLAKAGLLDGHRATIHWENHDALVEDFPEIDLTKSVFVIHGKRLTSAGGTAPLDMMLTLITNAEGADLAHAVADQMIYSSIRTNRDTQRLSIPARIGVRHPKLARVIEFMENHIEDPISPSDLANEVDMSTRQLERLFRRYLNRSPKRYYMELRLERARNLLMQTDMSVISVALATGFTSPSHFSKCYRAHYDTTPYRERGTHGSDEDDIEE, encoded by the coding sequence ATGCTCACTTCTCCTGCACGCCCCACAACGCGCTCCTCCGACGCCGCGCGGCATCATATTGTATTTCTGTTGCTGGAACGCTTCACGCTGATGGCCTATGCCGCCGCGGTAGAGCCGTTGCGTCTGGCCAACCGCGTGGCAGGCAAGCCCCTTTACAGCTGGAAACTGGTCAGCGAGACCGGCAAGGCAGTCAGTTGTTCCAACGGGACGCAAGTTTCGGTTAGCGAGGGTTTGGGCGATATCGCCACGGACGCCATGATTATGGTTTGCGGCGGTGTTGATGTGCAGCGTGCCACCACACCTGCAATCCTGTCCTGGCTGCGCAAACGCGCGCGCCATGGCAACACGATTGCCGGTGTCTGCACCGGCGCTTGGACATTGGCCAAAGCGGGCCTGTTGGACGGGCATCGCGCGACCATTCATTGGGAAAATCACGACGCTTTGGTCGAGGATTTTCCTGAAATCGACCTGACGAAATCGGTGTTCGTCATTCATGGCAAGCGCCTGACATCGGCAGGGGGTACGGCCCCGCTGGACATGATGCTGACACTTATCACCAATGCCGAAGGTGCCGATCTGGCCCATGCAGTGGCCGATCAGATGATCTACTCGTCGATCCGCACCAATCGTGACACGCAGCGTTTGTCGATCCCGGCGCGCATCGGTGTGCGCCACCCGAAACTGGCGCGGGTGATCGAATTCATGGAAAACCACATCGAAGATCCGATCAGCCCGTCGGACCTTGCCAATGAAGTGGACATGTCCACGCGCCAGTTGGAACGACTGTTCCGCCGCTACCTGAACCGCAGCCCAAAACGCTATTACATGGAGTTGCGGCTGGAACGCGCGCGCAACCTGCTGATGCAAACGGATATGAGCGTCATCAGCGTGGCGCTGGCCACAGGCTTCACCTCACCCTCACATTTCTCAAAATGCTACCGCGCACATTACGACACGACACCTTACCGCGAACGTGGCACGCATGGCAGCGATGAGGACGACATCGAGGAATAA
- a CDS encoding GNAT family N-acetyltransferase, with product MPTLSLRDATPDDAAAIVAIWNPIIRDTVVTFNPMQRSQPEIADMIATRQGAGHAFLVAEQGGEMLGFASYAQFRPGLGYARCMEHTINLAPAARGKGAGRALLLALEAHAAGAGHHVMVAAVTGSNTASVGFHEKLGYLHVGTMRQVGWKFDALHDLVLMQKFLSVR from the coding sequence ATGCCCACCCTTTCCCTGCGCGATGCCACGCCCGATGACGCTGCGGCCATTGTCGCAATCTGGAACCCGATCATTCGTGACACTGTCGTGACGTTCAATCCCATGCAACGCAGCCAGCCCGAGATTGCCGATATGATCGCCACGCGTCAGGGCGCGGGGCATGCCTTTCTTGTTGCCGAGCAAGGCGGGGAAATGTTGGGGTTTGCCAGCTATGCGCAGTTTCGCCCCGGTTTAGGGTATGCGCGTTGCATGGAGCATACGATCAACCTTGCGCCCGCCGCGCGCGGCAAGGGGGCAGGGCGGGCCTTGCTGCTGGCGCTGGAAGCGCATGCCGCAGGTGCCGGGCACCATGTCATGGTCGCTGCTGTCACCGGGTCCAATACCGCCAGTGTCGGTTTTCACGAAAAGCTGGGTTATTTGCATGTCGGTACCATGCGTCAGGTGGGCTGGAAATTCGACGCGTTGCACGATTTGGTGCTGATGCAAAAATTCCTTTCGGTGCGGTGA
- a CDS encoding Ppx/GppA family phosphatase, with amino-acid sequence MDGNTLAETAGYNAPKASGLFDTPLFSDPQARALTHVGVIDVGSNSVRLVVFDGAARSPAYFFNEKVLCGLGRGLAETGKLNPEGRRRALATLERFALLARGMSLSNLTMVATAAMREAEDGPDFCALIERETGLRMRIIDGAEEARLSAQGVLTGWPEANGLVCDIGGNSMELAVIGDGKVHCNVTSGLGPFRLQQISGGKKGLRDHISAVLKDLRAQISDHHDALYLVGGSWRAIARMDMERRGYPLKVLHEYAMTPKAIRKTIEWILEQDPAKLRALTGVSAERMSLVPLACQVLRQLVHVFGPKQVYVSSYGIREGILYEQMPEDLRRRDPLIEACHFMEYSSSRIPGFGKKLYHFLLPLYRNRPPERLRLIRAACLLHDVNWRAHPDYRADACFDTTTRANLGGLDHQGRVYLGIALMHRYKTNGMRPRIKEIAGLMSDKDLAEAKMLGRALRFGAMFSMDGPENAGELRFYPKKKVLELILERDMQALLTEVAEQRFAALANQVGSEAKVRVRRSHNSNGSADVSPDASSSGIDSSESGTTSSA; translated from the coding sequence ATGGATGGCAACACGCTCGCGGAAACTGCGGGCTATAACGCCCCGAAAGCATCGGGCTTGTTCGACACACCCCTATTCTCTGATCCTCAGGCACGCGCGCTGACGCATGTTGGCGTGATTGATGTTGGATCAAACTCTGTCCGCTTGGTTGTGTTCGACGGCGCGGCCCGCAGCCCTGCGTATTTTTTCAACGAGAAAGTGCTGTGTGGGCTGGGGCGTGGGCTGGCGGAAACCGGCAAACTGAACCCCGAGGGGCGCCGCCGCGCACTTGCCACGCTCGAGCGGTTTGCCCTGCTGGCGCGTGGCATGTCGCTGTCAAACCTGACAATGGTCGCCACCGCCGCCATGCGCGAGGCCGAGGATGGCCCCGACTTCTGCGCCCTGATCGAGCGCGAAACCGGCCTGCGTATGCGCATCATTGATGGCGCAGAAGAGGCGCGCCTGTCCGCACAAGGCGTGCTGACCGGCTGGCCAGAGGCAAATGGCCTTGTCTGCGATATCGGCGGCAACAGCATGGAGCTGGCCGTGATCGGGGACGGCAAGGTGCATTGCAATGTCACTTCGGGCCTTGGGCCGTTTCGCCTGCAACAGATCAGTGGCGGCAAGAAAGGGTTGCGCGATCATATCAGTGCGGTTCTGAAAGACCTGCGCGCCCAGATCAGCGACCATCATGACGCGCTCTATCTGGTGGGCGGATCATGGCGCGCCATTGCGCGCATGGACATGGAGCGGCGTGGATATCCGCTAAAGGTTTTGCACGAATACGCCATGACCCCGAAGGCAATCCGCAAAACAATAGAGTGGATACTGGAACAAGATCCGGCCAAACTGCGCGCCCTGACCGGTGTTTCCGCCGAACGCATGAGCCTTGTGCCGCTGGCCTGTCAGGTCTTGCGCCAACTGGTGCATGTGTTTGGCCCCAAACAGGTCTATGTCTCAAGCTATGGCATCAGAGAGGGCATTTTGTATGAACAGATGCCCGAAGACCTGCGCCGCCGCGACCCGCTGATCGAAGCGTGCCATTTTATGGAATATTCCAGCTCGCGCATTCCGGGCTTTGGCAAGAAACTGTATCACTTCCTGCTGCCGCTCTATCGCAATCGCCCGCCTGAGCGGTTGCGCCTGATCCGCGCCGCTTGCCTGTTGCATGACGTGAACTGGCGCGCGCATCCCGATTACCGCGCGGATGCCTGCTTTGACACCACCACCCGCGCCAACTTGGGCGGGCTGGACCACCAGGGCCGCGTTTACTTGGGCATTGCGCTGATGCACCGCTACAAAACCAATGGCATGCGCCCGCGCATCAAGGAAATTGCAGGGCTGATGTCGGATAAGGATCTGGCAGAGGCGAAAATGCTGGGGCGCGCGTTGCGATTCGGGGCAATGTTCTCGATGGATGGCCCTGAAAACGCTGGGGAATTGCGCTTCTATCCCAAAAAGAAAGTGTTGGAGCTTATTCTGGAGCGCGACATGCAGGCCTTGCTGACGGAAGTTGCTGAGCAACGCTTTGCTGCATTGGCGAATCAGGTGGGCTCAGAAGCGAAAGTGCGCGTGCGCCGTTCTCACAACTCGAACGGGTCGGCAGACGTATCGCCAGATGCATCTTCATCCGGCATCGACTCATCCGAATCCGGCACAACATCCTCTGCCTGA
- a CDS encoding lytic transglycosylase domain-containing protein, translating into MIRPLFLTLLCLGLAACAKPGADVSRAAPVPSNLYPGETPQMRTLVRQYAAKHDIPEALLHRVIQRESDYRPHARNGPYWGLMQVLPQTAQQMGFQGAPERLLDAEVNLTYAGRYLRGAWLVSNGDIDRAVMWYARGYYYEARDRCMLVATGLRDREVRRDCPSRAQES; encoded by the coding sequence ATGATCCGGCCCCTATTTTTGACGCTGTTATGCCTTGGCCTTGCGGCCTGTGCCAAGCCCGGCGCGGACGTGTCGCGCGCAGCCCCCGTGCCAAGCAATCTGTATCCGGGAGAGACGCCGCAGATGCGCACGCTGGTGCGCCAATATGCAGCCAAGCATGACATTCCCGAAGCCCTGTTGCACCGTGTCATCCAGCGCGAAAGCGATTACCGGCCGCATGCACGTAACGGTCCCTATTGGGGGTTGATGCAGGTTTTGCCCCAGACCGCGCAGCAAATGGGGTTTCAGGGCGCGCCAGAGCGACTTTTGGATGCAGAGGTCAATCTGACATATGCAGGCCGGTATCTGCGCGGGGCATGGCTGGTGTCGAACGGCGATATTGACCGCGCCGTGATGTGGTATGCGCGCGGCTATTACTATGAGGCGCGTGACCGCTGCATGTTGGTCGCAACCGGATTGCGTGATCGTGAAGTGCGCCGCGATTGCCCCTCACGCGCGCAAGAATCCTGA
- a CDS encoding class II 3-deoxy-7-phosphoheptulonate synthase: MTQGWTKSTWRDRPRIQMPDYPDAAKLGTVEAQLQQYPPLVFAGEVRALKRKLGAAAQGEAFLLQGGDCAESFSEFSADSIRDTFKVMLQMAMVLTYGAKVPVVKVGRMAGQFAKPRSAPTEVIGGQELPSYRGDIINGFDFTAEARIPDPSRMLQAYTQAAAGLNLLRAFSKGGYADMHRVHAWTLGFAEGEKAERYREMTDRITDTLDFLTAAGITSENSKELSSVDFYTSHEALLLEYEEALARIDSTSGLPVAGSGHFIWIGDRTRQPDGAHVEFCRGVQNPVGLKCGPSITPDDLKRLMATLNPENEAGRLTLIARFGAGQVGDHLPRLIRAVEEEGANVLWTCDPMHGNTIKSSSGYKTRPFDSVLREVCEFFAIHNAEGTIPGGVHFEMTGKDVTECTGGLRAVSDEDLSQRYHTACDPRLNASQSLELAFLVSEELVGRRQKLAAAI, from the coding sequence ATGACCCAAGGCTGGACGAAATCGACATGGCGCGACCGCCCGCGTATCCAGATGCCTGATTATCCGGATGCTGCGAAGCTTGGCACTGTAGAGGCGCAGTTGCAGCAATACCCGCCGCTGGTCTTTGCTGGCGAAGTGCGCGCGCTCAAGCGCAAGCTGGGCGCTGCGGCCCAGGGCGAGGCGTTCTTGTTGCAGGGCGGTGATTGCGCCGAGAGCTTTTCCGAGTTCAGTGCCGACAGCATCCGCGACACGTTCAAGGTGATGTTGCAGATGGCGATGGTCCTGACCTATGGGGCCAAGGTGCCTGTGGTCAAAGTCGGGCGGATGGCCGGTCAATTCGCCAAGCCGCGCTCGGCCCCGACCGAAGTGATTGGCGGGCAGGAATTGCCCAGCTACCGTGGCGACATCATCAACGGGTTCGACTTTACCGCCGAGGCGCGCATCCCAGACCCAAGCCGGATGCTGCAAGCCTACACCCAAGCGGCGGCAGGCCTGAACCTGTTGCGTGCCTTTTCCAAGGGCGGCTATGCCGACATGCACCGCGTGCACGCGTGGACATTGGGCTTTGCCGAAGGCGAGAAGGCTGAACGCTACCGCGAGATGACCGACCGCATCACCGACACGCTGGATTTCCTGACAGCGGCAGGCATCACATCCGAGAACAGCAAGGAATTGTCCTCGGTCGATTTCTACACCAGCCATGAAGCGTTGCTTCTGGAATATGAAGAAGCGCTGGCGCGGATCGATTCGACCTCTGGCCTGCCAGTCGCAGGTTCTGGCCATTTCATCTGGATCGGGGATCGCACACGCCAGCCGGATGGGGCACATGTGGAATTCTGTCGCGGTGTGCAAAACCCGGTTGGCCTGAAATGCGGCCCCTCGATCACCCCGGATGACCTGAAACGGCTGATGGCGACCCTGAACCCAGAGAATGAAGCAGGGCGGCTGACGCTGATTGCGCGCTTCGGGGCAGGGCAGGTGGGCGATCATCTGCCGCGCCTGATCCGCGCAGTCGAGGAAGAAGGGGCCAATGTGCTGTGGACCTGTGATCCAATGCACGGCAACACGATCAAATCCTCGTCTGGCTATAAGACGCGGCCCTTCGATTCGGTGTTGCGCGAAGTGTGCGAATTTTTCGCCATTCACAATGCCGAGGGCACGATTCCGGGCGGTGTGCATTTCGAGATGACCGGCAAGGACGTGACCGAATGCACAGGCGGCTTGCGGGCGGTGTCGGATGAAGACCTGTCGCAGCGCTATCACACGGCCTGTGACCCGCGCCTGAATGCCAGCCAGTCGCTGGAACTGGCATTCCTTGTGTCGGAGGAACTGGTGGGTCGCCGTCAGAAGCTTGCAGCCGCGATCTGA
- a CDS encoding DsrE family protein, with protein sequence MTHMIRTTAIAALLGAGLGAPALADTAEKLVTVVTSENPQTQLMAMVLTAQAVEQGAETRILLCGPGGDLALIEAPEAATAPQPPRDASPQGMLQMLMANGVTVEVCAIYLPGLGADESVLIEGVGVAQPPAMAGAMLDVDARVWSF encoded by the coding sequence ATGACCCATATGATCCGCACAACCGCCATTGCCGCCCTTTTGGGTGCTGGCCTTGGCGCGCCCGCACTGGCTGATACCGCTGAAAAGCTGGTAACAGTCGTCACTTCCGAGAACCCGCAAACCCAGTTGATGGCAATGGTGCTAACGGCGCAGGCTGTCGAACAGGGGGCCGAGACGCGCATTCTGCTTTGCGGCCCCGGTGGTGATCTGGCCCTGATCGAGGCGCCGGAAGCGGCCACAGCCCCGCAACCACCGCGCGATGCAAGCCCGCAAGGCATGTTGCAAATGCTGATGGCGAATGGTGTGACCGTCGAGGTTTGCGCGATCTATCTGCCCGGACTTGGGGCCGATGAGTCGGTCTTGATCGAAGGCGTCGGCGTTGCCCAACCGCCCGCGATGGCAGGCGCGATGCTGGACGTAGACGCGCGCGTCTGGTCTTTCTGA
- a CDS encoding molecular chaperone DjiA produces the protein MSIWTRIADALTALRKGEPLSSVFDRLRTPPERTVAFTIAVIALGAKLAKADGQVTRGEVAAFRRIFTIPPEDEANAARVFNLARQDVAGFDLYARKIAAMFPQRDPVLVDLMEGLFEVAMADDGFHPQEEAFLREVADIFGLSERCFRSLRARFVGDVPPDPYDVLEVSQDAPIEVIRRAYRDAVRETHPDRLAARGVPAEAVKLAEHRLRDLNRAWEEIQQGRAA, from the coding sequence ATGTCGATCTGGACCCGAATAGCAGACGCCCTGACCGCCCTTCGCAAGGGCGAACCACTGAGCAGTGTCTTTGACCGTCTGCGCACCCCGCCAGAGCGGACAGTGGCCTTTACCATCGCTGTCATCGCGCTTGGGGCGAAGCTGGCCAAAGCCGATGGGCAGGTCACGCGCGGTGAAGTTGCCGCGTTTCGCCGGATTTTCACCATACCGCCCGAAGATGAGGCGAATGCCGCGCGCGTGTTCAATCTGGCGCGGCAGGATGTGGCGGGGTTTGACCTTTATGCGCGCAAGATCGCGGCGATGTTCCCGCAGCGTGATCCGGTTTTGGTTGATCTGATGGAAGGGCTGTTCGAGGTGGCAATGGCCGATGACGGCTTTCACCCGCAGGAAGAAGCGTTCTTGCGTGAGGTGGCTGATATCTTCGGCCTGTCAGAGCGGTGTTTTCGCAGCTTGCGTGCGCGATTCGTAGGCGATGTGCCGCCAGACCCCTATGACGTGCTGGAAGTCAGTCAGGATGCGCCCATCGAGGTAATCCGCCGTGCCTACCGCGACGCTGTGCGTGAAACCCACCCCGATAGGCTGGCGGCGCGCGGTGTGCCCGCCGAGGCAGTGAAACTGGCCGAGCATCGCTTGCGGGACTTGAACCGCGCATGGGAAGAAATTCAGCAGGGGCGCGCGGCCTGA
- the serS gene encoding serine--tRNA ligase yields the protein MHDIRAIRENPAAFDAGLARRGLAAQSSEVLALDQARRAAISQAEAAKAAQNAASKQVGAAKARGDDAEFERLRALVAEKKAEMAALEEDARTGDAKLTAILETLPNLPLDEVPDGADEAGNVETHRWGTPRVFDFTPVEHYEIKGIAQDMDFATAAKLSGARFVVLRGAVARVHRALAQFMLDLHVEEHGLREVNSPVLVRDEAMYGTGQLPKFAEDSYRTTNGWWLIPTSEVTLTNFAAGDILDGATLPLRFCAHTLCFRSEAGSAGKDTTGMLRQHQFEKVEMVSITRPEDSLAEHERMTRCAETVLEQLGLPYRRMVLCAGDMGFGAQKTHDLEVWLPGQDTYREISSVSVCGDFQARRMNARFRHENGAKPEFVHTLNGSGLAVGRCLIAVLENGQTEDGGVVFPQALHPYLRGRTRITPDGELV from the coding sequence ATGCACGATATCCGCGCGATTCGCGAAAACCCCGCTGCTTTTGATGCCGGTCTGGCCCGTCGTGGCCTTGCGGCACAGTCATCCGAGGTTCTGGCGCTGGATCAGGCGCGGCGGGCCGCAATTTCGCAAGCAGAAGCGGCGAAGGCGGCGCAGAATGCGGCGTCCAAACAGGTGGGCGCTGCAAAGGCGCGCGGGGACGATGCCGAATTCGAGCGGTTGCGCGCCCTTGTCGCCGAGAAGAAAGCCGAGATGGCGGCTTTGGAAGAAGACGCGCGCACAGGCGACGCAAAACTGACAGCGATTCTGGAAACCCTGCCGAATCTGCCACTGGACGAAGTGCCGGATGGCGCGGATGAGGCCGGCAATGTCGAGACGCACCGCTGGGGAACCCCGCGTGTGTTCGATTTCACGCCGGTCGAGCATTACGAGATCAAGGGTATTGCGCAGGATATGGATTTCGCCACAGCGGCCAAACTGTCCGGCGCGCGGTTCGTGGTGCTGCGCGGCGCTGTGGCGCGGGTGCACCGTGCCTTGGCACAATTCATGTTGGATCTGCATGTCGAAGAGCATGGCTTGCGCGAGGTCAACAGCCCGGTTCTGGTGCGCGATGAGGCGATGTATGGCACCGGGCAGTTGCCGAAATTTGCCGAAGACAGCTACCGTACGACCAATGGCTGGTGGCTGATTCCGACATCGGAAGTGACGCTGACCAATTTCGCGGCCGGTGACATACTGGACGGCGCAACACTGCCGCTGCGGTTTTGCGCGCATACGCTGTGCTTCCGGTCCGAGGCGGGCAGTGCGGGCAAAGATACCACCGGTATGCTGCGCCAGCACCAGTTTGAGAAGGTCGAGATGGTGTCCATCACGCGGCCAGAAGACAGCCTTGCCGAGCATGAACGCATGACCCGCTGCGCAGAGACAGTGCTGGAGCAGCTGGGGCTGCCCTATCGCCGCATGGTGCTTTGCGCGGGCGATATGGGGTTTGGGGCACAGAAAACCCATGATCTGGAAGTCTGGCTGCCGGGTCAGGACACCTACCGCGAGATTTCCAGCGTATCGGTCTGTGGTGATTTTCAGGCGCGGCGGATGAACGCGCGCTTCCGTCACGAAAATGGCGCAAAACCAGAATTTGTCCACACGCTCAACGGTTCTGGCCTGGCAGTCGGGCGCTGCCTGATCGCGGTGCTGGAAAATGGACAGACCGAAGACGGGGGCGTGGTCTTCCCCCAAGCACTGCATCCTTATTTGCGCGGGCGCACCCGGATCACCCCTGACGGTGAGTTGGTCTGA
- a CDS encoding peptidylprolyl isomerase has product MPFLKTSFLKHAGLVLTAGLLLVSVTATAVQAQNLFAPARKVNDRVISIYDVEQRMNFMAVLNSGGADLRAEAIRRLTEEAVQRDYAQRQGVRVNRDQIRDGMAEFASRADLSTDEFLAALAENGVDREAFESFVEAGLLWRRSVGQRFPALVSVSDSDVRRARDTAAILGRQRVLMSEIFLPADPEFEEAVGQIMEMIEAARSVEEFSEIAREFSLAGSRDQGGRLPDWVPVENLPGQIADSISRASPGQIVGPISLSGAIAYFQLRASESTRDVPADRVMLKYKRLLLPGGRSEQNLALVAQIRSQVRSCEALGPYARDLPEPALIEREARMNDVPSSDAVELARLDRNEVSANTTEGSNLVVLMLCSRELEFDDAPSDDQVREIVFDRRLSDMANVKLQELVADADIRDF; this is encoded by the coding sequence ATGCCCTTTCTCAAGACTTCATTTCTGAAACACGCTGGTTTGGTGCTGACGGCCGGTCTGTTGCTGGTTTCTGTCACAGCGACTGCGGTTCAGGCCCAGAATCTTTTTGCCCCAGCGCGCAAGGTCAATGACCGTGTCATCAGCATCTATGATGTCGAACAGCGCATGAATTTCATGGCAGTCCTGAATTCAGGCGGTGCCGATCTGCGCGCCGAAGCAATAAGAAGGCTGACAGAAGAAGCGGTGCAGCGCGATTATGCGCAACGCCAAGGTGTGCGCGTCAACCGCGACCAGATCCGCGACGGCATGGCAGAATTTGCGTCACGCGCAGATTTGTCGACCGATGAATTTCTAGCAGCACTGGCAGAGAACGGGGTCGATCGAGAAGCTTTTGAGAGTTTCGTCGAGGCGGGCCTGCTGTGGCGCAGATCTGTTGGGCAACGGTTTCCCGCGTTGGTGAGTGTGTCTGATTCGGATGTGCGCCGAGCACGCGACACGGCAGCCATCCTTGGGCGGCAGCGTGTGCTTATGTCCGAAATATTCTTGCCTGCCGACCCCGAATTCGAAGAGGCCGTCGGCCAGATCATGGAAATGATCGAAGCGGCGCGCAGCGTGGAAGAGTTCTCTGAAATCGCGCGGGAATTCTCGCTTGCCGGATCGCGCGATCAGGGTGGGCGTTTGCCGGACTGGGTGCCGGTCGAAAACCTGCCCGGACAGATTGCAGATTCCATTTCTCGGGCCAGCCCCGGCCAGATTGTTGGCCCTATTTCACTGAGCGGGGCAATTGCCTATTTTCAACTGCGCGCAAGCGAAAGCACGCGCGATGTTCCCGCCGACAGAGTGATGCTGAAATACAAAAGATTGCTTTTGCCGGGCGGGCGGAGTGAGCAGAATCTGGCGCTCGTGGCACAGATCCGCTCTCAGGTACGCAGCTGCGAAGCGCTTGGCCCCTACGCACGCGACCTACCCGAACCAGCGTTGATCGAGCGTGAGGCCCGCATGAATGATGTCCCCAGCTCGGACGCGGTGGAACTGGCGCGCCTTGATCGCAACGAAGTGTCGGCCAATACCACCGAGGGCAGCAATCTGGTTGTTCTGATGCTGTGCAGCCGCGAGCTGGAATTCGACGATGCGCCGAGTGACGATCAGGTCAGGGAGATCGTGTTTGACCGACGGTTGAGCGACATGGCGAATGTGAAGCTGCAAGAACTGGTCGCCGACGCGGATATCCGCGATTTCTGA